A part of Streptomyces sp. DSM 40750 genomic DNA contains:
- a CDS encoding ISAs1 family transposase, with protein sequence MPADASSLNPPALDQLREKQQAGPEELPGLMERLAEVPDPRDPRGVRHRLAVVLTLTACAVLAGATSLLAVGEWIADAPGHVLEQVGADPDPLLPRRVLPAETTVGRLLARIDGDALDRAVGRWLADRRPKATGLRGLAVDGKSLRGAAKANGREIHLLAALEHATGLVLAQLDVGEETNEITCFQPLLDTVADLAGVVVTSDAMHTQREHADKASTLEQLLVDFVIGDVHPNDGPSGRHRRTAVPASRPELTA encoded by the coding sequence GTGCCTGCCGACGCATCATCTCTGAATCCGCCGGCCCTTGACCAACTGCGCGAGAAACAGCAGGCCGGACCCGAGGAGCTCCCGGGCCTGATGGAGCGGCTGGCCGAGGTGCCGGACCCGCGTGACCCACGCGGGGTGCGCCACCGCCTGGCCGTCGTGCTCACTCTCACCGCGTGCGCGGTGCTGGCCGGAGCGACCTCGCTGCTGGCGGTCGGTGAATGGATCGCCGATGCCCCTGGGCATGTGCTGGAACAGGTCGGTGCGGACCCCGATCCGCTTCTGCCCAGGCGGGTCCTGCCCGCAGAGACCACGGTCGGCCGCCTGCTGGCCCGCATCGACGGCGACGCGCTGGACCGGGCGGTCGGACGCTGGCTCGCCGACCGTCGCCCGAAGGCGACCGGGCTGCGCGGCCTCGCAGTGGACGGCAAAAGCCTGCGCGGCGCGGCAAAAGCGAACGGCCGCGAGATCCACCTGCTCGCCGCACTGGAGCACGCCACCGGCCTGGTCCTAGCCCAGCTGGACGTCGGCGAGGAGACGAACGAGATCACCTGCTTCCAGCCGCTGCTGGACACCGTCGCCGATCTGGCAGGAGTCGTCGTCACCAGCGACGCCATGCACACCCAGCGCGAGCACGCCGACAAGGCCTCGACGCTGGAACAGCTGCTGGTGGACTTCGTCATTGGCGACGTCCACCCCAATGACGGCCCATCAGGCAGGCACCGCCGTACCGCGGTGCCTGCCTCACGGCCCGAACTCACCGCTTGA
- the tap gene encoding telomere-associated protein Tap, which yields MASEEELFASVDALLNEDPHLPPPAERARLREAAGITQARLAAALKTTTQSVKNWENGRSEPKSPRLDAYQRLLNGWAAKHPAPGAAPTASVAAATPAATTEPASSKVVETADAPQASAVPAAAPTRPALRPAAPSRRPATKKTAQPAADPRFPHGPLAVLDGDGCTYGTGGIVLDCPATTVPELVEWTLHESGLGAPRLHRNGKDSDPLIVLTAAAAVKLGLPERLEGHEQRRSLRLPEDHPVVKQVVKAKWRLTQRGFGPWARIYRKAQGRERQCVQLAILSWDALDERAWPGVAEMEPADIARVLGIYATRVITPRGSTAVSGLELMTALRPPTRATQDPATGNWVPGHNPGSLGTEPTDPAPPEATPEHPVVVNSGWSGGFLNEEAYQWVRPVDLLTDEECTLPFAVGLDLNTAFLAAAARLVVGLSAPDHFHNPAFNPKIPGSWLVDLSHIEVDPRLPSPFTPDGTRPTGPAWYQTHTVAYAQELGHNVQPLEAYLRRETGAYLDPWHDRLKTAYVDTLADLGVTKDLDDHAFLAAMERHRDADPAMAAVLAAIKATVKGGIGKLRERPQSKKYKEGERWPALQRPTWRPDIRAAVISKARVNMHRKLTNMAKMTGLYPLAVLSDCVVYPSPGKSPLDFLPYAASGKPQPGAFRLGPTPGLAKLEGVQSMLWAVDLMEQGYNPARHIKGGDAVLDEGE from the coding sequence ATGGCATCTGAGGAAGAGCTGTTCGCGTCCGTAGACGCTCTGTTGAACGAGGACCCGCATCTGCCGCCTCCGGCGGAACGTGCCCGGCTGCGTGAGGCTGCCGGCATCACGCAGGCCCGCCTGGCGGCCGCGTTGAAGACCACGACCCAGTCGGTGAAGAACTGGGAGAACGGCCGCAGCGAGCCGAAGTCGCCGCGCCTGGACGCCTACCAGCGGCTGCTGAACGGATGGGCGGCGAAGCACCCCGCCCCCGGCGCAGCTCCGACAGCCTCGGTTGCCGCAGCGACGCCCGCGGCGACTACCGAACCGGCCTCGTCCAAGGTGGTGGAGACGGCAGATGCTCCTCAGGCTTCCGCCGTTCCGGCTGCGGCGCCGACGCGCCCCGCCCTCCGACCCGCTGCGCCGTCGCGGCGTCCGGCCACGAAGAAGACGGCGCAGCCCGCAGCCGACCCGCGCTTCCCGCACGGGCCCCTCGCGGTCCTGGACGGTGACGGCTGCACGTACGGCACGGGCGGCATCGTGCTCGACTGCCCCGCGACCACCGTGCCGGAGCTGGTGGAGTGGACGCTGCACGAGTCCGGCCTCGGCGCGCCACGCCTGCACCGCAACGGCAAAGACAGCGACCCGCTGATCGTCCTCACCGCCGCGGCCGCCGTGAAGCTCGGCCTCCCCGAGCGCCTGGAAGGCCATGAGCAGCGCCGCTCCCTGCGCCTGCCGGAAGACCACCCCGTGGTCAAACAGGTGGTGAAAGCGAAATGGCGGCTCACGCAGCGCGGGTTCGGCCCCTGGGCAAGGATCTACCGCAAGGCCCAGGGGCGCGAGCGGCAGTGCGTGCAGCTGGCGATCCTGTCCTGGGACGCCCTCGACGAGCGGGCGTGGCCCGGGGTGGCGGAGATGGAGCCGGCCGACATCGCGCGCGTCCTCGGCATCTACGCCACCCGCGTCATCACCCCGCGCGGCTCCACAGCCGTATCGGGCCTTGAGCTGATGACGGCGCTGCGGCCCCCCACACGCGCCACGCAGGACCCCGCCACCGGTAACTGGGTGCCCGGCCACAACCCCGGCTCACTCGGCACGGAGCCGACGGACCCTGCGCCACCGGAGGCCACCCCTGAGCACCCCGTCGTCGTGAACAGCGGCTGGAGCGGCGGGTTCCTCAATGAGGAGGCGTACCAGTGGGTGCGGCCGGTGGACCTGCTGACCGATGAAGAGTGCACGCTGCCCTTCGCGGTCGGCCTGGACCTCAACACCGCCTTCCTCGCCGCCGCGGCCCGCCTGGTCGTCGGCCTCTCCGCCCCGGACCACTTCCACAACCCGGCCTTCAACCCGAAGATCCCCGGCTCCTGGCTGGTCGACCTCTCCCACATCGAGGTGGACCCGCGCCTGCCCTCGCCGTTCACCCCGGACGGCACCCGCCCGACGGGACCTGCCTGGTACCAGACGCACACCGTCGCCTACGCCCAGGAACTCGGCCACAACGTCCAGCCCCTGGAGGCGTACCTGCGGCGCGAGACCGGCGCCTACCTCGACCCGTGGCACGACCGGTTGAAGACCGCCTACGTCGACACCCTCGCCGACCTCGGCGTCACCAAGGACCTGGACGACCACGCCTTCCTGGCCGCGATGGAGCGGCACAGGGACGCCGACCCGGCGATGGCGGCCGTCCTCGCCGCCATCAAGGCCACCGTCAAAGGAGGCATCGGCAAACTGCGCGAGCGCCCCCAGAGCAAGAAATACAAGGAGGGCGAACGGTGGCCCGCCCTCCAGCGCCCGACCTGGCGCCCCGACATCCGCGCCGCCGTCATCTCCAAAGCGCGGGTCAACATGCACCGCAAACTCACCAACATGGCGAAGATGACGGGCCTGTACCCGCTCGCCGTACTCTCCGACTGCGTCGTCTACCCCTCGCCCGGAAAGAGCCCGCTGGACTTCCTCCCCTACGCGGCCTCCGGCAAGCCGCAGCCCGGCGCCTTCCGCCTCGGGCCCACCCCGGGCCTGGCGAAGCTGGAGGGCGTCCAGTCGATGCTCTGGGCGGTCGACCTCATGGAACAGGGCTACAACCCCGCCCGCCACATCAAGGGCGGCGACGCCGTCCTCGACGAAGGAGAGTAG
- the tpg gene encoding telomere-protecting terminal protein Tpg translates to MAEIDDAIERADREAFTRQPPKTLQARINFLMKQLKTTKAVAREIGVSQRSVERYRKGERKHPPKDIAERIDAAVRQRWQPQVRRRRRKQAATTTGITVETRARFGYTAPIGTTDDGRLRRLTVHLPPTYAQRLFNARDTGADDQQMRQIIAEGLKEIYFQDRGTRATGLTDVTLNDIDYLDLDY, encoded by the coding sequence GTGGCAGAGATCGACGACGCCATCGAACGCGCCGACCGGGAAGCCTTCACCCGCCAGCCGCCCAAGACACTCCAAGCGCGCATCAACTTCCTGATGAAGCAGCTCAAGACGACCAAAGCCGTTGCACGCGAGATCGGGGTCAGCCAGCGATCCGTGGAGCGCTACCGCAAGGGCGAACGCAAACACCCGCCAAAGGACATCGCCGAACGGATCGACGCCGCCGTACGGCAGCGCTGGCAGCCCCAGGTCCGCAGACGCCGCCGGAAGCAGGCCGCCACCACCACGGGCATCACGGTAGAGACCAGAGCCCGCTTCGGCTACACCGCACCCATCGGCACCACCGACGACGGACGCCTCCGCCGCCTCACCGTCCACCTCCCCCCCACCTACGCACAGCGCCTCTTCAACGCCCGCGACACCGGAGCCGACGACCAACAGATGCGCCAGATCATCGCCGAAGGACTCAAAGAGATCTACTTCCAGGACCGCGGAACCCGCGCCACAGGACTCACCGACGTCACCCTCAACGACATCGACTACCTCGACCTCGACTACTAG